The nucleotide window TGGGAGGAAGCATGGAAGCTGGCTGGCCTGACAGGAACAACTCCCCAACCCTGGAACTAGAAATCCTGGAGGAAAAGAGCGGAGAGGGATTcctagagggaggcctggtggctCTCTGGAGTTATGCGGGGCCCAGCGTGTATTTCACCTGGGAATTGGCCTCACATTCTCACTGTAAACACACCCCACTGTCACTGACGTGAACCCTACAGCAGCTGAGCTGGAATGGACCACCTCCGATCCAAGCTGCTGATTTCTAGTCTGAGTGACCTGTGTCCTAGCCTACCAAGGATCGAACCTAGTGAGGAATTTTCCCACCTTTGTCCCATTCCCCTGCAGGTTTTCCAGAGACGGGCAGACGGCTCCGTGGATTTTTTCCGTGACTGGAATTCGTACAAGAAAGGGTTTGGTAGCCGGCTCTCAGAATTCTGGCTGGGGAACGACAACATCCACCTGCTGACGTCCTTTGGTAAGAAATCACTGGAGCCGTTTTCCCTACAGTGACCTTCTCCACCAAAACTCTTCTCCCAAACCCTTCCCTTGCTCAGTCCCCTCGGTAAGGGTGACACTGCTAAAATCAGCACGGCCTGTCCTTTCTGATGCAGCCCGTGAGACACATCATGCTGTGGCGGCAGACCTAGCGCCTGTAAGGTACAAAGCTGGAACTGTCCCTGAAGTGCAAATATTCTGAGCCTTGCAGCTATAAAGTCATGGCTCCCAGGAGAACTGCACCATGAGTGGGCAATTCCAAACAGAGCAGGGAGGGCaacaggcctgattctgatcGTCTCACTGACAGCCACCATCTGGCGTATGGAAAGTGGCCAAACCTACCAACCCAAGGACTTTGGTGGGTTCCACTGGCATTTTGCACCTTCTCTGAACGTGTTATTTTCAACATGTTTCCCAAGGAACCAATGAGCTTCGCATCGACCTCACTGATTTTAACAACATAAAATACTCCGCCAAGTACACGGCCTTCAGACTTGCAGGAGAGACTGAGAAATACAAGCTGATTCTTGGAGGCTTTGTTGATGGCACTGCAGGTAGGTTCTGGGCACATCCTATAGCTTCTGTGGCAGGGTTATGCTATGGAAAGCCAAGGAGATGCAAAATACCTCATGGCAGAAAAAATCCCTGCCCGGGAACATGAGCCCTGTCACTTTCACACAGCAGGGTCTCAAGAGGAAATGCTGTAAAATATCTGTTCTAGGGCCGTGTCTCCATGCCCACAGCTATATGAATAGTTCAAAGGAGATGATATTCCCAGGAGCGCTGTCAAAGTACCAGATTTTATGGTGCACCATCATTATTGCAAGATTCTTCGATTTAAGAACACCCTAAAATACCCCAAATCAAGATTCAACATGCAAACATGTTAGAGATGTTGCATCAGAAAGGTCTTTCCACCACCGCTAGAATAGCATTGACCTCCCCTTTCTATGCCCCCCAAAACTCTAGAATCAAAACAACCATCTCCAAATAGACATTTTACCCCCAGAAGAGCCAGGGGCTGCCTGAAATGCATCACTGCTACAGATTTAACAGGGTGGAGACACAGACCAATATCTACACGGGTATTAGCTGACTAcctaccactgaaatcaatgagccaGATGCTTGATTcggattcccctttattcggttctggtgaggccacatctggagtattgtgtccagttctaggccccccactacaaaaaggatgtggacgcattggagagggtccagtagagggggctggagcatatgacctatgaggagaggctgagatacttgggtctgtttagtctgcagaagcgaagagtgaggggggatttgagagcagccttcaacttcctgaagggaggttccaaagaggctggagagaggctgttctcagtggtgacagatggcagaacaaggagcaatgggctcaagttgtggtgggagaggtccagattggatattaggaaaaactatttccctaggagggtggtgaagcactgggatgggttccctagggaagtagtggagtctccatccttagaggtgtttaagtctcggcttgacaaagccctggctgggttgatctagctgggattggtcctgcctagagcagggggctggacttgacgaccttctgaggtctcttccagctcgatggttctatgattctatgaatttgggCCTCAGCTATGAGAGAGATGGTTGGCAGTTTAAAATCCCAAAATATATTAGACTGTATCTCTCGGGGTTCTGTTACTCTGTATCTGATGGAATCCTGTTGGCTTCACTGGCTTCCCCCAAACTTGCACCATGACAGCTGTGCTCAGAAGCTTCCTTCCACTAGTGAAGCTGAGCACAACCATCATGTTTCCTGTTCCCCTCGGGGTTCCTGGGGCTCAGTGGAAGGGGAAGCGAGCAGCCCCACCGTAGAACGGATCTGCCGGGTGCAGGGAGCCGAATGCCAAGACTTGTACTAAGTGAAGAGCTTTGTTTTCCCAGGGGATTCGTTATCCTATCACAAGGACATGCCATTTTCAACCAGAGACCGGGACAACGACCAGCATTCCAGTAACTGTGCCGAAATGTTTAAAGGTGCCTGGTGGTACAACAGCTGCCACAATGCCAATCTGAATGGGATGTACTGGCTCGGTTCCCACACCAGCTACGCAGATGGGGTGAACTGGGAGACCGGCAAGGGGGACTATTATTCCTATAAAGTATCAGAAATGAAATTTAGGCCTGTTGAGCCGAGCACTTGGCCAACAGCAGCGAGCAGCGTGTAGGGGGATTGGTTTCTTTTTAGCTCAGACAGTTGCTTATCCCGTTCTGTTGGCCCCCTGCGACGTAAGCCCATGTTAGTGAGGGCACAACTGGCCCATCTGAGGAGGTGGGGTTGTTGTGCTAGCGCACGTTTCATAAACAGATCAGTGGCTAGATCCCTGGGCAGCATGGAGCGCAGCGAAGAACCCGGATCTGTTACCAAAGCACAAGCATCTCCCTTTCCCTGCATAGAATTGGTTGGGGACCGGGGCGTGGGCTAGGACATGGCAAAGTTTGACATTCGTTGGCCAAAACCCTAGAGGATTCCCAGTTTCCCGGGGCAAGCAGGGATGACGGGTACCCACGGGGACGCATCACCCCTGGGACACCATGGCGAGATTTGTACCATCCACAGCAGTGGCTCTACCCCCTCTGTCAATGCCCCTTCCCAGCGCGGGGGGCGAGGAGGCAGCATGACAGTGCAGGGAGCTATCGGACCTGGGTTCGCCCACCCCGATCATTCAGCCACCCCCAATCTCATGAAATgggctttaaaaataaactacagTCAGCCTGATGGTTGTTTGCATTCCTGAACCTTTCTGGTGCTCACAGGCGCAGGCGGGGGCCAAGCACGTCTCTGCAACAAGGGCTGGCTCCCCCACTGGCGAAGATTAGAGCTACCCCCAGCTCTTTCACTCACTGCGAGGTTGGGCCTGGCTCAGCACAGCCCACAGGATCAGAGCTGGAACGGACGGGCTCCGGGAG belongs to Pelodiscus sinensis isolate JC-2024 chromosome 22, ASM4963464v1, whole genome shotgun sequence and includes:
- the LOC102447803 gene encoding ficolin-2-like isoform X3; the encoded protein is MHTSTLHSKINRASWKSNADRTCFLTSSLATVLLESLTHPSPQGCEVRIVGLSGSDKLAVLQGCPGTAGAAGPKGEPGAAGMPGERGAPGSPGKAGPAGEKGEKGVAGLHGPKGETGAPGTLGEEDLDNMQCKKGVKNCQELLARGNLLSGWYTIYPHDCNALTVLCDMDTDGGGWIVFQRRADGSVDFFRDWNSYKKGFGSRLSEFWLGNDNIHLLTSFGTNELRIDLTDFNNIKYSAKYTAFRLAGETEKYKLILGGFVDGTAGDSLSYHKDMPFSTRDRDNDQHSSNCAEMFKGAWWYNSCHNANLNGMYWLGSHTSYADGVNWETGKGDYYSYKVSEMKFRPVEPSTWPTAASSV